AACTCATCTAAGTAATCCCAATGATTAATTAAATTTGATGAATAAAACAAATATCCATGAATTGTGTCTCTTGTTTTGTCAAGTCTAATTCCAGGATAACCCATTCCTGCAGACCAGCCTGCATCAACTAATTTACCTTTAACTGTTGCTGGTACAAATTTACCAACAACATTTTCTAAAACATGTCCATTTGGACAGTTTGGCATTAATGTTCCATATACAAAAAGTGTTTCAGTCATTATTTATTACATGCCTTTATTAAATTTGGAAGTTGAATATCCAAAGTATTTATCTCTTTTACGCAAGATTGTCTAAATTCGTCAAGAGGAGATCTAAGACTATAATAAGCCCATCGTCCTTCTCTATCAACTCTTAAAAATCCTGCTTCTTTCAATATTTTTAAATGTCTTGAAAGTCTTGATTGAATCATTTCAAAAGAATTTTCTAAATCACATACACAGCATTTTCCATGAATATTTAAAAACTTTAAAATTCTAATTCTAGTTTCATCATTTAAAGCAGATGTTGTTTTTAAAAAAATATCCATCATATTCCTTTGATTTTTTGAAGTATATCATAATAAAATTAATATATCAATATATCTTGATGTATTAATTCATATTTCACTTCTTATTCATATTTCACTTCTTATTTAAAGAAAGTGATTATTAAAGGCAAAAAAACAGCTGTTAAAATTCCACTAAGTCCCATTGCAAGTGCTGCAAAAGCTGCTGCTTTTTCACTTATCTCAATAGCTCTTGCTGTACCAATTCCATGTGAGACTAAACCAAGTGCAAAACCTTCAGAAGTTTCATGCTTAATTTTTATTAGTCTAAAAATGATTGAGCCAAATACAGCACCAATCATTCCTGTAATTATTACAAAACCAACTGCTAAAGATGGGATTGCTCCTATTTGCTCAGACGTAATAACAGCAATTGGAGCAGTAATTGATTTTGTTGTCATTGAAAGAATTGTAGGAAGTTCTGCTCCTAAAAACCATAATAAACAAACAGCTATAACAATTGAAAAGACTCCTGCAATAAAAAGTGTTGCAACTACTGGAATAAATAAAGCCTTTAGATGTTTCAAGTTTTTATACAAAGGAAGTGCTAAAGCAACAGTAGCTGGTCCTAAAAAGAAATGAATTATTTCTACACTTTTAAAATACTCTTCAAAAGAAGTATTTGTATATATTATCAAAGATAAAATTACAATATAAGAAGTAATAATTGGTTGTAATAAAGTATGTTTATTAAACTTTTCATAAATTATGATTCCTACTTTATACGAAAGCAAAGTAATAACTATCCATGTTAAAGGTGTGTTATTTATATATTCTAATAAGGCATTATAATTCATTTATATTCTTTTCTTTTGTTGTTTTAATTGTTAAATAATCCATAAATTTAGCAGCAAAAACAAGTGCTATTAAAGTTCCCACAATTAAAGCTATTAAAATTGCCCAAAACTCTTTTGCAATAATATCAACTTGCGTTATAATTCCCATAGCAGCTGGTATAAATAAAAGTGGCAAATATCTTAAATGCAGAAAAACAGCTGTATCTAAACTTTCAAAACTACTTTTCCTAATAATTAAAAAAATCAATAATAATACCATTCCAATAACAGGTCCAGGAACTAATAAGTCAAAAAGTTTAGTTATACATTCTCCAAAAAATTGGAAAACTAAAAGTGTAATAATTCCTTTAAGCAAGAGGGTCTTCTCCTACTTCCCAATTAGCTAAAAACTTTTCTACTAAATGAAAATCTTCTCCCGTGTGCTGAGTAAAAGTAATATATTGATTTTTTAAATCAATTTCAAAAAGAGCATGTACAATTTCCATATATCTTAGAGCAATTTCACGTCTTTTTTCAATACTTCTACCTTCTCTAATATCTAAATTCATTAAACAAATATCATCTTTTGGATTAGCACGTCCTATTGTAAGATTGTATTTATCATACTCTCTTATACTAATAGCTATATGATCTTTTCCTGTATCCATAACACTAGAGAAGACATCTCTTATTTGATTCACAAATTTATCTTTTGTTTCATTTGATACTTTTTTATTTATCTCAAATTGTAAATGTGGCATTTTTTATCCTTTATTCACCTTTAAATAATCTATAAATAGAAGAAAAATCCTCTTCACCTTTTCCCATCATTTTCATTTTAGAGAACAGCTCTTTTGGCATTGCTGCTGAGTATAAAGGTTTTTTCATAGAGTATGCTAAATCTTGTAATAAATGTAAATCTTTATTTATTGCATTATTTGAAAAATGTGCTGAAAAATCTTCATCAATTAGTTTTTGTTTTTTAGCATTTAAAACAAGTGAAGTTCCACCTCCAACACCCAAAATATCTAAAGCTTTATCTTTTGGAATCGAACAATCTTCTGCAAGTGATGTACACTCAGCAATAGTTGCCATAAAAGAACCTAAGCAAAGATTATTGATTAGTTTCATTTTTGTTGCACTTCCTTGTTTTTCTAAAAAGAAAATCTCTTTTCCAAACTTTTCTAAGAGTGGTTTTACTTCATCAAAAACTTCTTTTTTTCCGGAAGATACTAGTGTTAAAACACCAGCAAGTGCAGGAGCAACACTACCAAATACTGGATTTTCTAAATATTTTGCTTCTGCTTTTTCACAAAGAGCATGAAAATTTAAAACATCTTCATAGTGATGAGTACTTAAATCAATAATTATTTTACCTTTAAGCTCATTACATAAAAGACCATCTTGCATATTAAAAACATTATTGACAGCTGGTGAATCGAAAAGACAAATGAAAATTACATCACAAGATTTCAACAAATCTTTTGGTGTATCTACAACATTAAACCCTTTATCTAAGGCTTTTTCTTTTGTTCTATTATATGCGATTATTTCTTCATCCATTTGCTTTAATCTCGTAGCAATTGCTGTTCCTAAATTTCCAAGTCCTATAAATCCTATTGACATAATCTCTCCAAAATATTTTTTGTATGATTATAATCTAGCATTAGGAATTTGTCAATTATTAGAGTTGTTGAATATTGGTATTTTCTAAAGAAAGTTAAATTTGAAGTTTTTAAAAGTAAAGAAGAAATTCTTCTTTACTTTTATTTTTTATATTTATTTTTTAAAGTCAGCTATAATTTTTGCTTTTAATTTATCAATTGTAAATCCGAACTCATCAAATAAATCATTCGCAGGTCCACTTGCTCCAAATGTATCCATTCCGTAAACTTTATCTGCGAATCTATAATATTCTAAACCTCTTGCTGCTTCTACTGCAAATACTTGAGTATTACAATCAATTACTTGGTCAATATAAGATTGTTCTTGCTCTAAGAATAAATCAAAACAAGGAACAGAAACAACATTTGCTATTATTCCTTCTTTTTCTAAGGCACAAGATGTTTGTAATGCTAACATTAACTCAGATCCAGAAGCCATAATAGTAATATTTGCATTTTCTCTTTTTTTAAGTAAGTAAGCTCCATTTGAAACTTCACCAAATTCTTTTTTATCTTTTAAAACTGTAAGACCTTGACGTGAGCAAACAAATGCAGTTGGTGCAGTCATTGTTAAAGCTTTTTTCCAAGACTCAACATTTTCAGTAGCATCTGCTGGTCTGAATGTATAAAAGTTTGGTAAGGCTCTAAATTGAGATAATTGCTCAATTGGTTGGTGTGTTGGTCCATCTTCACCTACACCAATAGAATCATGAGTCCATACGAAGTGTTGAGGAATAGATGCAAGTGCTGCAATTCTAGCTGCTGGTTTTAAGTAATCAGAGAATACAAAGAATGTTGCAGAATAAACTTTGTATAAACCATAAAGGTTCATAGCATTTGCAATTGCTGCCATTGCATGTTCTTTAATACCAAAGTGAATGTTTCTTCCATTTGGGAAATCACCCTCACCTTTTAACTCAGTTTTATTAGATGGTCCTAAATCTGCAGATCCACCTAAGAATCCTGGAACTGCTGCTGCAATTGCATTTAAGATTTTATGATTTGAATCTCTTGTCGCTACTTTAGTATCAGCTTCAAAAGTTGGGTATTCAACTGCATCATAATTAGGGTTTTGTAATTCTTCAATTTTTGCTTTAGTTTCAGCACTTAAAGAATCATTCCACTCATTTTCAGCAATAGAACCTGTAATTAATTTATCAAAAGCACCTTTAACATCAGCAGGAACAATGAATTTTTCATCTGGGTTAAATCCAGCTTTTTTCTTTGAAGCTGCAATATCTTCTTCACCTAAAGGAGCACCATGAGCATGATGTGAACCTTCCATAGAAACAGAACCTTTTCCAATTGCAGTTTTTGCAATAATCATAACAGGTTTAGTAGCAGCCTTTGCTTGAACAAATGCTTTTTCAATTTGGTCAAAATTATGTCCATCAATTTCAATTACTTCAAAATCAATACCTTGGAATCTTTTCTTAACATTCTCACTCCATGCTAATGAAGTATCACCTTCAATTGTAATTGAGTTTGAATCATAAATAATTACTAAGTTGTCTAACTTTAAGTGACCTGCTGTTGCAGTTGCTTCGTAAGAGATACCTTCTTGTAAATCTCCATCACCACATAAACAATAAACTTTATGATTAATAACATCACTTCCTAAAGTATTTTGTGCATATTTTGCAGCTGATGCAAAACCTACTGCATTTGCAATACCTTGTCCTAAAGGACCAGTTGTAATTTCAATACCATGTGTATGTCCATACTCTGGATGACCTGGAGTTTTAGAATGTGTTTGTCTGAAGTTTTTTAAGTCACTTGATGCAACATTAAATCCCCAAAGATGTAATAATGAATAAACTAAACCAGTAGCGTGACCACCAGAAAATACTAATCTATCTCTATTTAACCATTTTTCATTTGCTGGGTTAACGTTTAAGTGCTTACTTAAAACTGTTGCAATGTCTGCAAGTCCCATTGGAGCACCTGGGTGTCCAGAGTTTGCTGCTTGAACCATATCTGCTGCTAAAAATCTTATTGTGTCTGCTTGTTTTTGTAATAATTGCTTTGACATAATTATCCTATTTATTTGATGAGTTTTCTATATTTTTGAGATTATATCTAAAATTGATTAAATACAATATGAAGTGTATTTTTCTTAAGATTTAGGGATAATAACTGTAAAAATTGCACCTTCTTTATTGTTGGATACTTCTAATTTACCATTCATATTATTTTCAATAATTAATTTAGACATAAAAAGTCCAATTCCTGAACCATTAATTTTTTCATATGTAAAAAAAGGATCAAAAACTTTTTCTATTGGAGTGATTTTTATTCCACCTGCATTATCTTCTATTTTTGTGATAATATCATTTTTATTTTCTGTTATTGTTATTTTTATTTTTGGGTTTTGGATTTTTCTTTGTACTAAAATATCTCTTGCATTATTTATTATATTTATTAGTACTTGAGAGTATTCATTCTTATATCCTAACATAACTGTGTTTTTTTGGATAATAATATCAAGTTTTATGTCATGAACTTTTAAACTACTACTTATAATGTTCACAGTTGAATTAATTTGTTCTAAAATTTCAAAATGAATTTTTTCTTTATCTTTTAAAAAAAAGTTTTTAAAATCATCGATAGTATTTGACATATATTTAGTAATATCATTTAATTTCTCAATTGAATCAAGAACTTCTTTATTATCTAAAGGAATATCCATATTTAATTTAGCTTCAATTGGTAGAAAAATCGAAGATATTTCCATTAAAGGTTGTCGCCATTGGTGTGAGATATTTCCTAACATTTCACCCATTGAAGCTAGTTTTGCTTGTTGGAACATTAGCTTATCTTTTTCTCTATTCTTAAATACTTCTTCTTTTACTCTTTGTTCTAATTCTTTATTATGTTCTTCTAATTCTAAGAAATCTTCTATTTTTGTTTGTCTCATTATTTATTTTAACTAAATAAACTAAAAATTATTATTTTAAAACTAGGATAGATTGGATATTAAATAAAAAAAGCTAAGAATATAAATATCCTTAGCTTTCTAGTTTTGTTAGTTTCTATATTAGAAATTATAAGTTAGTGTCAATCTCATCTTCAATTAATAATTTAACTGTAGAATTTGCACCTGTTCCAGTATAAACATTATAGCTTACACCTTCAACATCTTCTTTTCCTGAGTTATTCCATTCAGTTACATCAAGATCAACTTTATCTTCATTTTCACCTTTGATGATTAATTGATTATCAGCATCTGCTAAGTCTAAAACATCATCCATTTCTATTTTAATATCATTTGATTTATTATCTTCTAAATCAACTATATTTGCACCATCAACACTTTTCACTGCTGCACTTAAGTCAATATCAGTTGTTGTAAACCAAACGTCTTCAGTCATTATACTAGAACCATCTGCTTTTGTTGCAGTTGATTCCATATGCATTTTACCATCAAGTCCTGTTGTTTCAGTCATTTGAGTTGAAATTGAAGTAATATCAAGTTCAGCTAATGTTTTCATTTCACCGTCTTCAACTTTTGCATCACCATCATCTATCCAAACATCAAGACCTGTTAATTCATCACCTGTTAATTGTCCATCATTATTTGTATCTAATGCAGAAAGTTTTTCATATCCATTTGTATATTGTCCACCTTCTTCACCAAATAATCTTGAACCATCCATATCATTTGCAGCATTACCATCTCTATTATCAACTAATAATCCATCACCTGAACCATCAATCCATTCAATAGTATCTAATTCTCCGTCTGCATCAATATCAAATTGAACTGTCGCTCCAATTGTATTACTTATACCTTTATCAATTGAAGAAGTTTCACCAGTAACACCAATTTCACCATCACCACTTAAGTCAAATGTAATAGGAGAAACTCTAAATACACAAGTTCCATCATGTATTTCTACATTTTTATAATCTGAACTATATTCAATATTATCAGAACTGCTTCCTTCAACGTTTGAAATTCTCATTTGGAAGTTCTCTTCATATTCATTTCCAGCTGTGCTTGAATGTAAATCATTATCAGTTGTTATTTTTTCTTTCCAAGTTTGAACTTCAAAGTAATTTGACTGAGTTTCACCTGCTTGAATTAATACTTTTACAACTCCACCTTGTTGTACTAAACCATCTTTTTCAACTGTATAATCCCAAGTTGCGTAATCAGGTCCAACTTGTGATCTATTTCCAGAACTAACTGTTGTACCATTTGGAACTTTATCATGGATAACTTCTTTTATTACTCCATTAGAGTATCTAATATCGTATTTTCCACCCCACATAATATCTTGATGTGATTGTTCCCAACCATTAGCATCAACTCTTGTTGCTGTTCCATCAGTAATTTGTACAGTTACCCATGTATCTTGAGTTACTGCTTCATCTAATCTTACATTATACCAACCAGAATTACCTTCAGCAATATCTTTTGTACCACATAAAGATGCGTTAATTGGAACATCATCTAATCCTGTAACATTAACAGTTACATTTGCAGAATCTGATTTCTCTCCATCTGTAATTGTATATTCAAATACTACATCTTGATTTTCACCTTCATTTAATTTTTGTAACTCTTCTCCTGGAGTAAATTCAATTTGTCCATTTACAACTTGAGCTGTTCCTAAAATTAATCCAGCAATATTTGTTACATTTACTATTTGGCCATTACTTACATCTTGACCTTGAACATGAGTAATACTTAGTGCATCATTTTCTGGGTCAGTGTCATTACTTAATACATCTACAGTGATTGCTGTATTTTCATCCGTAGTTATACCTTGTGTTTCAAAAGTTTTAACAGTTTGAGTTAAAGTAATGTCATCAATAAACATTCCTCTACCTGCGTCTGGGTTAGATGTTCCTACTTCTCTAAATTGAATTTCAACTGGATTGCCTGTTCCTATAAATGAAACAGAATCATCAAGCCAATTAACTGTAGATAAACCCGTTCCATCTTCGCTATATGTTCCTAAAACAACGCCATCAACTGCAACTTCGAATGTACAAACTTCAGCATTATATCCTGGTCTTGCAGAGTAGTTAAAGTCTAACTCATACTCAGCTCCAGCAACTGTATCTACTGTTCTTGTAATACCTGATGAATCTGGATATGTATTTGAATCATCTGTATTTAATTCAACATATTTTGTTCCATCTGCTGCTAAACCTGTATATATAGTTCCACCACTTGTATTTTGAATTGTCTCATCTCTTACTTCTATCTTCTCATCACAATTAATTGATGTCCATCCATCAGCTGCATCTACAAATGTTACATCATCTGTATTTAAATTAACTTCAAATGACGATGTAAATACAGTCGTAACTTCATCAACAATTACTGCTGCTTGTCCATCATCTATAGCATTTGGTGCTGTATTATTTATAGTACAACCAGTAGTATCAATATCAAATGTTACAGTTGCTATATCAGACTCTTTTCCATCTGAATCAATTGCAACGTAATCAAATGAATCATCAACTTTATAATCAACATTCACTTCATCTGGAGTATATTTAATTTGAGCTGTCTCATCATAAACATCACCAATTTTAACTTCATTTCCATCTACTGTTAATACACCATCTTCTGGTAAAGACTCTATTCTAATTTTAACAATTGTTGAGTTTGCATCATCTTCTATATCTGATACAAAATCATCAAGAGTAAATTCTAATCCATTCTTCATTGAATTATTTTCTGTAACTTGTCCTACTAACTTGATATTATCAATAAAAGCACCATATGAATCAGAAGTACCGGTAGCTTTAAATGTTAAATCTGCATCATTACCAGATACTCCTGTAAATATTGCTTCTATTTCGTACCAACCTTCCGAATTTTCAACAGAAGTATATGTAACACCATTATCTGCTACAAATGTAACATTTCCACTTGTATCAGAATTTACCGCTAATTCAATTCCTCCAAAAGAAACAATCATATCACTTGAATCTTCTGAATCCGGTCTTGGTTTATAATCAAATGATAATACAAATGTATCATTAGAACCCAATTCAACATTTGTTTTAATTGCTGTATTTTCATGAGGATCTAATTCTGCATGCTGACCACCATCAGATGCAGTTGAACCAGCTGTATTTCCACTTTGTATTTCTATACCAGAATCATTTAATATCCATTGAACTCCATTATCTCCAGTATAAATACCATCTTGGTTATCTCCATAGTCTACAAACCATCCTGAACGAACGTCATCTCCTGTACCAGCTGTTGTCTCAAATGACTCACTTAGTAATAGTGTTTCACTAATAACTTCATCGGAACAAGTTAATTCATAATTTGCATCTTCAGCATCTGGTGCAATATTAGGTACATCAGTTCCATTAATATTAATAGTAACAGTATTAGTAGATTGATCACCATCATTATCTATAACTGTGTAAGTAAATTCTTGACTTATACTCTCACCTGCTTCAAGATTATCTCTCGTATCTTCGTTTACTACAAATGTATATGCACCATTCTCATCAACAGTCATTGTTCCGTAAGGATTATCTAAATCTCCCCAAATAATCTTATCTAGTCCATCTGCACCTGCATCATTACAAACATTACCACTTACTTCTGGTAATTCTCCTGTAGGTTTAATACTTGCAAATATTCCAAATGTATTATCTTCTGCTTCATTTGTATAAATTGTTTTTACGTAATCTCCATTTTCATCTTGGAAACCTTCTACTGTAAATACATAATCTTGCCCATTTACATCAATTATTACATCTTGAGTTGGTAAGGTAATTATATCTCTTGATTCAATCTCATTATTTGTATTTGTTGTTTCTGTATGGTCTAAAAGAACATCAAAATCTACTGATACAGCTTCGCCATTTACAAGAACATCCATACTCATAGTAATTGTTGTTTTATCTAATACTGATGTACCTTGGTAAACTGTCCAGTTTTGATGAGTAAATTGTGCTAATTCAAATATCCCATTTGTATCAATTTCAGCACCACTTGTTGTTGTAAAATCTGTATTGTCAATTAAGTTATATCCTGATTGACCATGTCCAGTAACTGCACTTGTTCCCCATTCAATAGTGTCGATTAATGCGTCTGAATCTGTATTTGTTTCTGTAACTTGATTAGTTCCACCTACAAACACTGAATCTTTAAATCCTGCACTTAAGTTACTTACAACTACTACATCTTTTTCAATATTAATTTCTCTAGTAATTTCACAACTAGTTGGCATATCATCTTCAATTTTTACGATAAATGAACCTGTTGTTGTTTCAGTACCATCATTAGCTTTTACACCAATATCTAAAGAAATTACATCTTCTGTTGTTGTATCTGGGTGATCTACTGGACCTAATAAGTCAACTGTGTATTCACCATTATCATTAATAGTTACTTTTATTATTTCTTCAGTTCCAACTTTACCAATTAACTCATTAGTATCACTTCCACTCCAAACGATTGTTTCACCATTTGACTTTAGAATAGTAGTTGGTGCAACTAATGTTACAGTTACAGCATCTCCATCTGGATCGGAAATACTGATATTTCCAGATAATGTTGCTTCATTTGTTGTATCATTAACTCCTGTTTCATCTTCAATTCCACCAGGTAACCCTTCTTCTGACACATTGATAGTTGATGTTCCAATTTCTGGTGCGTCATTAAGATCAACTGTATAACCTTCCGTATCCGTTGCTGTTGCTGTATTTCCAGCATCATCTGTTGTTGTTACACTCGCATCAATTATACTATCACTATCTGCTACTAAATCAGAACCAGCAACAATAATTGCGAAGCTATTATTTGAAACTGTTCCTGTATATTCAGTACCATTAATTGTTAACGTTACTGTATCTCCATCTTTAACATCTCCACCAACTGTACCTGTAATAGTTATGTCTTGATTTGCTTCTGATGATTTAATAATATCATCAGCAGTAATATTTTCATCTAATGTAATTGTTGCTTCAATTTCAGTATCAACTGTATAACCTTCCGTATCCGTTGCTGTTGCTGTATTTCCAGCATCATCTGTTGTTGTTACACTCGCATCAATTAAACTATCATTATCTGCAGCTAAATCAGAACCAGCAACAATAATTGCAAAGCTATTATTTGAAACTGTTCCAGTGTATTCAGTACCATTAATTGTTAATGTTACTGTATCACCATCCTTAACATCTCCACCAACTGTACCAGTGATAGTAATGTCTTCACCTGATTCACTTAAGTTAATAATATCATCAGAAGTAATTGCTTCATCTAATGTAATTGTTGCTTCAATATCTGTATCTACACTATAAGTCTCATCATCCATTACTGTTGTTGAGTTACCTGCTTCATCTGTTGTTGTTACTGATGCTTCTATTTTATTATCTGGATCTGCTACTAAGTCTGCTCCTGGAACGTCTATTGAGAACGTTAAATCATCTTCAACTGTTCCTGTAAACTCTTTTCCATTTACACTTAATGTTACTGTATCTCCAGGTTTTACATCATCACCAACTGTACCAGTGATTGCGATATCTTCATTTGCTTCACTCGCATTTATTACATCATCAGGTGTAATTGCTTCATCTAAAGTTATTGATGCTTCTGGTGGTGTTGTATCCACATTTGAAGAATCTGTTCCTTTTGGTGATGTATTCCCTGCTTCATCTGTAATTGTTGCATCTACTACTAATGTTTCTCCATCAATAATATCTTCTGCTGGAATTGTTACTGTTACTGTTCCATTTGTTATATCTTCTGGTGTTAACTCTTTTGTAAAGTCTGGCTCTCCATCTCCATCTGTATCTACATCTAATGTATCTCCAGCTACTGCTTCTGGTGGCAATGTAATTACTGCTTCAACTCCTGCATTCACTTCTTCTTCATTTAAGAATCCATCTCCACCGTCTAGTATCTCTACTGTTGGTGCTGATGTTTCTTCTGTATCTACACTATAAGTCTCATCATCCATTACTGTTGTTGAGTTACCTGCTTCATCTGTTGTTGTTACTGATGCTTCTATTTTATTATCTGGATCTGCTACTAAGTCTGCTCCTGGAACGTCTATTGAGAACGTTAAATCATCTTCAACTGTTCCTGTAAACTCTTTTCCATTTACACTTAATGTTACTGTATCTCCAGGTTTTACATCATCACCAACTGTACCAGTGATTGCGATATCTTCATTTGCTTCACTCGCATTTATTACATCATCAGGTGTAATTGCTTCATCTAAAGTTATTGATGCTTCTGGTGGTGTTGTATCCACATTTGAAGAATCTGTTCCTTTTGGTGATGTATTCCCTGCTTCATCTGTAATTGTTGCATCTACTACTAATGTTTCTCCATCAATAATATCTTCTGCTGGAATTGTTACTGTTACTGTTCCATTTGTTATATCTTCTGGTGTTAACTCTTTTGTAAAGTCTGGCTCTCCATCTCCATCTGTATCTACATCTAATGTATCTCCAGCTACTGCTTCTGGTGGCAATGTAATTACTGCTTCAACTCCTGCATTCACTTCTTCTTCATTTAAGAATCCATCTCCACCGTCTAGTATCTCTACTGTTGGTGCTGATGTTTCTTCTGTATCTACACTATAAGTCTCATCATCCATTACTGTTGTTGAGTTACCTGCTTCATCTGTTGTTGTTACTGATGCTTCTATTTTATTATCTGGATCTGCTACTAAGTCTGCTCCTGGAACGTCTATTGAGAACGTTAAATCATCTTCAACTGTTCCTGTAAACTCTTTTCCATTTACACTTAATGTTACTGTATCTCCAGGTTTTACATCATCACCAACTGTACCAGTGATTGCGATATCTTCATTTGCTTCACTCGCATTTATTACATCATCAGGTGTAA
This sequence is a window from Poseidonibacter parvus. Protein-coding genes within it:
- a CDS encoding gamma-glutamylcyclotransferase family protein — its product is MTETLFVYGTLMPNCPNGHVLENVVGKFVPATVKGKLVDAGWSAGMGYPGIRLDKTRDTIHGYLFYSSNLINHWDYLDEFEGEEFVRTPVTVERYDELDVETYLYMLKPEIIEMEED
- a CDS encoding ArsR/SmtB family transcription factor gives rise to the protein MDIFLKTTSALNDETRIRILKFLNIHGKCCVCDLENSFEMIQSRLSRHLKILKEAGFLRVDREGRWAYYSLRSPLDEFRQSCVKEINTLDIQLPNLIKACNK
- a CDS encoding LrgB family protein, which gives rise to MNYNALLEYINNTPLTWIVITLLSYKVGIIIYEKFNKHTLLQPIITSYIVILSLIIYTNTSFEEYFKSVEIIHFFLGPATVALALPLYKNLKHLKALFIPVVATLFIAGVFSIVIAVCLLWFLGAELPTILSMTTKSITAPIAVITSEQIGAIPSLAVGFVIITGMIGAVFGSIIFRLIKIKHETSEGFALGLVSHGIGTARAIEISEKAAAFAALAMGLSGILTAVFLPLIITFFK
- a CDS encoding CidA/LrgA family protein produces the protein MLKGIITLLVFQFFGECITKLFDLLVPGPVIGMVLLLIFLIIRKSSFESLDTAVFLHLRYLPLLFIPAAMGIITQVDIIAKEFWAILIALIVGTLIALVFAAKFMDYLTIKTTKEKNINEL
- a CDS encoding tautomerase family protein; its protein translation is MPHLQFEINKKVSNETKDKFVNQIRDVFSSVMDTGKDHIAISIREYDKYNLTIGRANPKDDICLMNLDIREGRSIEKRREIALRYMEIVHALFEIDLKNQYITFTQHTGEDFHLVEKFLANWEVGEDPLA
- a CDS encoding NAD(P)-dependent oxidoreductase; the protein is MSIGFIGLGNLGTAIATRLKQMDEEIIAYNRTKEKALDKGFNVVDTPKDLLKSCDVIFICLFDSPAVNNVFNMQDGLLCNELKGKIIIDLSTHHYEDVLNFHALCEKAEAKYLENPVFGSVAPALAGVLTLVSSGKKEVFDEVKPLLEKFGKEIFFLEKQGSATKMKLINNLCLGSFMATIAECTSLAEDCSIPKDKALDILGVGGGTSLVLNAKKQKLIDEDFSAHFSNNAINKDLHLLQDLAYSMKKPLYSAAMPKELFSKMKMMGKGEEDFSSIYRLFKGE
- the tkt gene encoding transketolase is translated as MSKQLLQKQADTIRFLAADMVQAANSGHPGAPMGLADIATVLSKHLNVNPANEKWLNRDRLVFSGGHATGLVYSLLHLWGFNVASSDLKNFRQTHSKTPGHPEYGHTHGIEITTGPLGQGIANAVGFASAAKYAQNTLGSDVINHKVYCLCGDGDLQEGISYEATATAGHLKLDNLVIIYDSNSITIEGDTSLAWSENVKKRFQGIDFEVIEIDGHNFDQIEKAFVQAKAATKPVMIIAKTAIGKGSVSMEGSHHAHGAPLGEEDIAASKKKAGFNPDEKFIVPADVKGAFDKLITGSIAENEWNDSLSAETKAKIEELQNPNYDAVEYPTFEADTKVATRDSNHKILNAIAAAVPGFLGGSADLGPSNKTELKGEGDFPNGRNIHFGIKEHAMAAIANAMNLYGLYKVYSATFFVFSDYLKPAARIAALASIPQHFVWTHDSIGVGEDGPTHQPIEQLSQFRALPNFYTFRPADATENVESWKKALTMTAPTAFVCSRQGLTVLKDKKEFGEVSNGAYLLKKRENANITIMASGSELMLALQTSCALEKEGIIANVVSVPCFDLFLEQEQSYIDQVIDCNTQVFAVEAARGLEYYRFADKVYGMDTFGASGPANDLFDEFGFTIDKLKAKIIADFKK
- a CDS encoding sensor histidine kinase, whose translation is MRQTKIEDFLELEEHNKELEQRVKEEVFKNREKDKLMFQQAKLASMGEMLGNISHQWRQPLMEISSIFLPIEAKLNMDIPLDNKEVLDSIEKLNDITKYMSNTIDDFKNFFLKDKEKIHFEILEQINSTVNIISSSLKVHDIKLDIIIQKNTVMLGYKNEYSQVLINIINNARDILVQRKIQNPKIKITITENKNDIITKIEDNAGGIKITPIEKVFDPFFTYEKINGSGIGLFMSKLIIENNMNGKLEVSNNKEGAIFTVIIPKS